The following coding sequences lie in one Rothia sp. SD9660Na genomic window:
- a CDS encoding exodeoxyribonuclease III, which translates to MKIATWNVNSIRARADRVEDWLERSDVDVLAIQETKATDETFPYEIFEYSGYEVAHFGLSQWNGVALASRVGLEDIQRTFANQPAFGKPGEDAVVEARAIGATCGGVRVWSLYVPNGRGIDDPHMPYKLAWLEELRKDAASWLEQDPETQFALVGDFNIAPLDEDVWDIDFFRENQMTHVTEPERVAFRAFLEEPLGLIDVAREHTTVPYTYWDYTKLRFPKNEGMRIDFQLYSPALAQRVVGAEIDREERKGKGASDHAPVIVEIR; encoded by the coding sequence ATGAAAATTGCTACCTGGAACGTGAACTCTATCCGTGCCCGCGCCGACCGCGTGGAAGATTGGCTAGAGCGCAGCGACGTGGACGTACTGGCTATCCAAGAAACCAAGGCCACCGACGAGACCTTCCCCTACGAAATTTTTGAGTACTCCGGCTACGAGGTGGCCCATTTCGGTCTGTCGCAGTGGAACGGGGTGGCCCTTGCCTCCCGCGTGGGGCTTGAGGACATTCAGCGTACCTTCGCCAACCAGCCCGCTTTTGGCAAGCCCGGTGAGGACGCCGTCGTTGAGGCCCGCGCTATCGGGGCAACCTGCGGCGGGGTTCGGGTGTGGAGCCTCTATGTGCCTAACGGTCGCGGTATCGACGACCCGCACATGCCCTATAAGCTGGCCTGGCTTGAAGAGCTTCGCAAGGACGCTGCCAGCTGGCTAGAGCAGGACCCCGAGACGCAGTTCGCCCTGGTGGGAGACTTTAATATTGCCCCGCTCGATGAGGATGTGTGGGATATCGACTTCTTTAGGGAAAACCAGATGACCCACGTGACCGAGCCTGAGCGGGTAGCTTTCAGAGCTTTTCTTGAAGAGCCTCTGGGGCTGATCGATGTGGCTCGGGAGCACACCACGGTGCCCTACACCTACTGGGATTACACCAAGCTACGCTTCCCCAAGAATGAGGGCATGCGCATTGATTTTCAGCTCTACTCCCCAGCGCTGGCCCAGCGAGTTGTGGGCGCTGAGATTGACCGAGAAGAGCGCAAGGGCAAGGGGGCTTCGGACCACGCCCCGGTGATTGTTGAGATTAGGTAG
- a CDS encoding ABC transporter ATP-binding protein codes for MAAAPAIEFRSVTKKYGDAAVVDNLNLSIPRGSITVFVGPSGCGKTTSLRMINRMVEHTDGEILVRGEANTTCPVHELRRSIGYVLQQAGLMPHQSVLDNIITVPRLKGVAKKQAREEALDLLDTVGLDRASASKYPAQLSGGQAQRVGVARALAGQSDILLMDEPFSAIDPVVRADLQQSLLDLQQKLHRTIVFVTHDIDEAVLLGDYIAVFAPGGTIAQFGTPEEILRAPASDYVASFVGRDRGMRRLTFAGAENVAVSPLQAAEAEGWQLRLADGRPDGWLTGGRHLPGGSLFVQGGTLRDALDSVLSSPSGWGVAVDEQGKALGLLEADNVLEATRQERYLRYGLEAPRARTDGADRGREPTDETPGSGASA; via the coding sequence ATGGCAGCGGCCCCCGCTATTGAATTCCGGTCGGTCACCAAGAAATACGGTGACGCGGCGGTGGTAGATAACCTTAACCTCAGTATTCCTCGGGGGAGCATCACGGTTTTTGTGGGCCCCTCGGGCTGCGGCAAAACCACATCCCTGCGCATGATTAACCGCATGGTCGAGCACACCGACGGTGAGATTCTGGTGCGCGGCGAAGCCAATACCACCTGCCCTGTTCACGAACTGCGCCGCTCCATCGGCTACGTGCTGCAGCAGGCTGGGCTCATGCCCCACCAGAGCGTGCTCGATAACATCATTACCGTGCCCCGTCTTAAGGGGGTAGCGAAGAAGCAAGCTCGCGAGGAAGCCCTGGACCTACTCGACACGGTGGGCCTAGACCGCGCATCTGCCAGCAAGTACCCGGCCCAGCTCTCGGGTGGCCAGGCCCAGCGCGTGGGTGTGGCCCGCGCCCTGGCAGGCCAATCAGACATACTCCTGATGGACGAACCCTTTAGCGCTATCGACCCTGTTGTGCGCGCAGATTTACAGCAGAGCCTTTTAGACCTCCAGCAGAAACTTCACCGCACCATCGTCTTTGTCACCCACGATATTGATGAGGCTGTGCTTCTGGGCGACTATATCGCTGTTTTTGCTCCCGGCGGCACTATCGCCCAGTTTGGCACCCCCGAAGAGATTCTGCGTGCCCCAGCCAGTGACTATGTTGCTTCTTTCGTGGGCCGCGATCGCGGTATGCGCCGCCTGACCTTTGCCGGGGCAGAGAATGTGGCAGTTAGCCCCCTGCAGGCTGCTGAGGCCGAGGGCTGGCAGCTGAGACTAGCGGACGGACGCCCCGACGGTTGGCTGACCGGCGGTAGGCACCTGCCCGGCGGCTCCCTCTTCGTGCAGGGGGGAACCCTGCGTGATGCCCTGGATTCGGTACTCTCTTCTCCCTCCGGCTGGGGCGTGGCTGTAGATGAGCAGGGGAAGGCCCTGGGCCTGCTGGAAGCCGATAACGTGCTTGAAGCAACCCGCCAGGAGCGCTACCTGCGCTACGGCCTAGAAGCCCCTCGGGCCCGTACTGATGGGGCCGATAGGGGCCGAGAACCCACCGACGAGACCCCCGGTAGCGGGGCGTCCGCATGA
- a CDS encoding ABC transporter permease subunit: MSWFLANLPYIGQLTALHLAQSVIPVVVGFALALPLARLALGRRADGRSTEAYTTAGQVRKGAVVNGAALLYTVPSLALFVLMPLVLGTSITSPLNVYVALTIYVVAMMVRSAVDAFESVSPITLEAATAVGYTPLRRFWQVELPLSLPVMIAGLRVALVSNISMVSVGAVIGIQSLGTLFTDGLRRDIPAEIITGILLTLVLALVLDRLLALVGATLTRWRNP, translated from the coding sequence ATGAGCTGGTTTCTGGCGAACCTGCCCTACATCGGGCAGCTCACCGCCCTGCACCTGGCGCAGTCTGTAATCCCGGTAGTGGTGGGCTTTGCCCTCGCCCTACCTCTGGCCCGGCTGGCTCTGGGGCGGCGGGCGGACGGACGCTCCACCGAGGCCTACACCACTGCCGGCCAGGTGCGTAAAGGGGCAGTGGTGAACGGGGCAGCCCTGCTCTACACCGTGCCCTCACTAGCGCTTTTCGTGCTCATGCCCCTGGTGCTGGGAACTTCTATTACTTCCCCGCTCAACGTCTATGTGGCGCTGACTATCTACGTGGTAGCCATGATGGTGCGCAGCGCCGTGGACGCCTTTGAATCGGTCTCACCCATCACCCTCGAAGCCGCCACAGCCGTAGGCTACACCCCGCTGCGCCGCTTCTGGCAGGTTGAGCTACCCCTGTCGCTACCCGTCATGATTGCCGGTTTACGCGTTGCTCTGGTCTCGAATATTTCTATGGTGTCGGTGGGCGCTGTTATTGGCATCCAGTCCCTCGGCACTCTCTTCACCGACGGCCTGCGCCGGGACATACCTGCTGAAATTATCACCGGAATCCTGCTCACCCTCGTCCTTGCCCTCGTACTCGACCGCCTGCTGGCCTTGGTCGGCGCCACGCTCACCCGTTGGAGGAACCCATGA
- a CDS encoding D-arabinono-1,4-lactone oxidase, which yields MADTPQTSPSWSTWARQHTTQPTGVLTPRSVPELQKQVKDAAAAGSRVKVVGRGRSASAIGQPAGTLLTLEHLTGLVRVNPDELTATFLAGTTVREANRLLGYYNLAFTNLGRLDEQTLAGAISTGFHGTGLTYGVFATQVAELKLVDATGDLLVCSSQQNPKIFSAALCGLGALGIIVELTFKVVPQFRLHAAERGHTYQSIVHSFEDRSRGADHYEFSWFPGSGEVRTRRLTRLALLTDGYMPASAALSQARRYGGDHLLNNGVFSALSYAGSKVPAVQPVLNKVSNWGKGNRRYADYSARVFTIHRTVRQNNMEYAFDMSQFADVMRDVRAHLASYRSQMAYPLVVRTAAADDIWLSQAYGRETFYVSARAYWRQPHAELFGVLEGVFKEHGGRPHWGQYHTQDADALAQLYPRFNDFVELREELDPEGLFLNPYLDWVLMR from the coding sequence ATGGCCGATACCCCGCAGACAAGCCCCTCGTGGAGCACCTGGGCCCGCCAACACACCACCCAGCCCACCGGCGTCCTTACACCCCGCTCAGTGCCTGAGCTGCAAAAGCAGGTTAAGGACGCCGCCGCGGCAGGTAGCAGAGTCAAGGTGGTGGGGCGGGGGCGCAGTGCGTCCGCTATTGGGCAGCCGGCAGGCACCCTGCTGACTCTGGAGCACCTGACCGGCCTGGTGCGGGTGAACCCAGACGAGCTCACCGCAACCTTCCTGGCGGGCACCACCGTGCGTGAAGCTAACCGCCTGCTGGGCTACTACAACCTGGCCTTTACCAACCTGGGGCGACTCGATGAGCAGACCCTGGCCGGGGCTATTTCAACCGGTTTTCACGGCACCGGTCTGACCTACGGTGTCTTCGCTACCCAGGTGGCTGAGCTCAAGCTGGTGGACGCGACCGGTGACCTGCTGGTCTGCTCCTCCCAGCAGAACCCGAAAATTTTCTCAGCGGCCCTGTGCGGGTTGGGGGCGCTAGGCATCATCGTGGAGCTGACCTTTAAAGTGGTGCCCCAGTTCCGCCTGCACGCGGCCGAACGCGGGCACACCTACCAGAGCATCGTGCACTCTTTTGAAGACCGCTCCCGCGGGGCTGACCACTACGAGTTCAGCTGGTTCCCGGGCTCAGGCGAGGTGCGCACCCGCAGGCTCACCCGCCTGGCCCTGCTGACCGACGGCTACATGCCCGCCAGCGCTGCCCTGAGCCAGGCCCGGCGCTACGGCGGTGATCATCTGCTTAACAACGGGGTGTTCTCGGCTCTTAGCTACGCTGGGTCCAAGGTGCCTGCGGTACAGCCGGTGCTGAATAAGGTGTCGAACTGGGGCAAGGGCAACCGGCGTTACGCCGACTACTCGGCCCGCGTCTTCACCATTCACCGCACCGTGCGGCAGAACAATATGGAATACGCATTCGATATGTCGCAGTTTGCCGACGTCATGCGCGATGTGCGCGCCCACCTGGCATCCTACCGCAGCCAGATGGCCTACCCCTTGGTCGTGCGCACCGCTGCCGCCGACGACATCTGGCTTTCCCAGGCCTACGGGCGCGAGACCTTCTATGTCTCAGCACGCGCCTACTGGCGCCAGCCCCACGCCGAACTGTTCGGTGTGCTTGAGGGGGTTTTCAAGGAGCACGGCGGACGCCCCCACTGGGGCCAGTACCACACCCAGGACGCGGACGCCCTCGCCCAGCTTTACCCCCGTTTCAACGACTTCGTGGAGCTGCGCGAAGAGCTAGACCCCGAGGGTCTCTTCCTCAACCCCTACCTGGACTGGGTGCTCATGCGGTAG
- a CDS encoding FAD-dependent oxidoreductase, with amino-acid sequence MSTEAPRALRVAVIGAGPAGIYAADILTKSEEVRTGAVPVAIDIFDRYPAPFGLIRYGVAPDHPRIKGIINALHKVLDRGDIRFFGNVNYGTDVTLADLRKHYDAIIFATGAIKDADLDIPGVELTGSYGASDFVSWYDGHPDVPRTWPLEAKEIAVLGNGNVALDVARVLSKHADDLLVTEIPDNVYEGLKASPVTDVHVFGRRGPAQIKFTPLELRELAHSRDVDIVLYEEDFQFDDASREAMETNAQTKVMMKTLNGWLEEQKENPGTASRRLHLHFLQSPAEILGEHGKVTGIKMERTELNGNGGVTGTGEFIDYPVQAVYRAIGYFGSELPEVGYDSERGVITNVEGRVIDDSDVPVPGLYATGWIKRGPVGLIGSTKSDALETVTHLLEDRDNLYTAEAADPAAIEAFLDEAGVRYTTWEGWHRLDDHEKALGAEAKDAAGEPRARIKVVDRDEMTAISRGE; translated from the coding sequence GTGTCAACCGAAGCCCCCCGCGCCCTGCGCGTCGCCGTCATCGGTGCAGGCCCCGCAGGTATCTACGCCGCAGACATCCTCACCAAAAGCGAAGAAGTCCGCACCGGAGCCGTGCCCGTAGCCATCGACATCTTCGACCGCTACCCCGCCCCCTTCGGCCTGATCCGCTACGGCGTAGCCCCCGACCACCCCCGCATCAAGGGCATCATCAACGCCCTGCACAAGGTGCTCGACCGCGGCGACATCCGCTTCTTCGGCAACGTCAACTACGGCACCGACGTCACCCTGGCCGACCTGCGCAAGCACTACGACGCCATCATCTTCGCAACCGGCGCCATCAAGGACGCCGACCTCGACATCCCCGGCGTTGAGCTCACCGGCTCCTACGGCGCGTCCGACTTCGTCTCCTGGTACGACGGCCACCCCGACGTGCCCCGCACCTGGCCGCTGGAAGCCAAAGAAATCGCCGTGCTCGGCAACGGCAACGTAGCCCTCGACGTCGCCCGCGTGCTCTCCAAGCACGCCGACGACCTGCTCGTCACTGAAATCCCCGACAACGTCTACGAAGGTCTCAAGGCCTCACCCGTCACCGACGTGCACGTCTTCGGCCGCCGCGGCCCCGCCCAGATTAAGTTCACCCCCCTCGAACTGCGCGAACTAGCCCACTCCCGTGACGTTGACATCGTGCTCTACGAAGAAGACTTCCAGTTCGACGACGCCTCCCGTGAAGCCATGGAAACCAACGCCCAGACCAAGGTCATGATGAAGACCCTCAACGGCTGGCTCGAAGAGCAGAAGGAAAACCCCGGCACCGCCTCCCGCCGTCTGCACCTGCACTTCCTGCAGTCACCCGCCGAAATCCTCGGTGAGCACGGCAAGGTCACCGGTATCAAGATGGAACGCACCGAGCTCAACGGCAACGGCGGCGTTACCGGTACCGGCGAATTCATCGACTACCCCGTGCAGGCTGTCTACCGTGCCATCGGCTACTTCGGTTCCGAACTGCCCGAGGTCGGCTACGACAGCGAACGTGGCGTCATCACCAACGTTGAGGGTCGCGTCATCGACGACAGCGATGTGCCCGTCCCCGGCCTCTACGCTACCGGCTGGATTAAGCGCGGCCCCGTCGGCCTGATTGGTTCCACCAAGTCAGACGCCCTCGAAACCGTCACCCACCTGCTAGAAGACCGCGACAACCTCTACACCGCCGAGGCCGCCGACCCCGCAGCGATTGAGGCCTTCCTCGACGAGGCGGGCGTCCGCTACACCACCTGGGAAGGCTGGCACCGCCTGGACGACCACGAAAAGGCCCTGGGTGCAGAAGCCAAGGACGCCGCCGGCGAGCCCCGCGCCCGCATCAAGGTGGTTGACCGCGACGAGATGACCGCAATTTCACGCGGCGAATAG
- a CDS encoding universal stress protein — MTERALTFGEKAVAARNDIAEVANAAGEIIVGIDGSEQSYGALRWAVHEAEVRKVPVRMVTAYSLPVFTGTGFDAGYSMVDEQALTDGVAQILDEAHSRVGETSVELRATVETGDATAVFLELSKKAELMVVGSRSHGGFLGRLLGTVSTSLPAHSHCPTVAVPHSYAEKIEADPGILGSGKSVVVGSDGSDEARLAMMQAADEASRRGVKLTLVNALAPYTGALNWAPAAVDFEALYREIADLQRKAAEWIRGYFPNLEIEFKLIDGSPVQVLLEAGKAADLIVVGTRGRGGIAGMLLGSTSQGILHNTQVPVMIVPQIDDPRIEQAPDAGVTWG; from the coding sequence ATGACCGAACGCGCTCTCACCTTCGGTGAAAAAGCAGTAGCTGCCCGCAACGACATCGCAGAAGTAGCCAACGCAGCCGGCGAAATCATCGTCGGTATCGACGGTTCCGAACAGAGCTACGGTGCCCTGCGCTGGGCCGTACACGAGGCTGAAGTCCGCAAGGTGCCCGTCCGCATGGTCACTGCCTACTCTCTACCCGTCTTCACCGGTACCGGTTTCGACGCAGGCTACTCCATGGTTGACGAGCAGGCCCTGACCGACGGTGTGGCCCAGATTCTCGACGAGGCCCATTCCCGCGTGGGCGAAACCAGTGTTGAACTTCGCGCAACTGTCGAAACCGGCGACGCCACCGCCGTGTTCCTCGAACTCTCCAAGAAGGCCGAGCTGATGGTGGTTGGATCCCGCTCCCACGGCGGTTTCCTGGGCCGTCTGCTGGGTACCGTTTCCACTTCTCTGCCTGCCCACTCCCATTGCCCCACCGTTGCAGTACCCCACTCCTACGCTGAGAAGATTGAAGCTGACCCCGGCATCCTGGGCAGCGGCAAGTCGGTCGTTGTTGGTTCGGACGGCTCCGATGAGGCTCGCCTTGCCATGATGCAGGCAGCCGACGAAGCTTCCCGCCGCGGCGTCAAACTCACCCTGGTCAACGCGCTAGCCCCCTACACCGGTGCCCTGAACTGGGCACCCGCCGCCGTAGATTTCGAGGCCCTCTACCGCGAAATCGCCGATTTGCAGCGTAAGGCTGCCGAGTGGATCCGTGGCTACTTCCCCAACCTGGAAATCGAATTCAAGCTCATTGACGGCTCACCCGTGCAGGTGCTGCTCGAAGCAGGTAAGGCTGCCGACCTGATCGTGGTCGGTACCCGTGGTCGCGGCGGTATCGCCGGGATGCTGCTAGGCTCCACCTCCCAGGGCATCCTGCACAATACCCAGGTGCCGGTCATGATTGTTCCTCAGATTGACGACCCCCGCATTGAGCAGGCTCCCGACGCTGGCGTTACCTGGGGCTAG
- a CDS encoding FdhF/YdeP family oxidoreductase, whose translation MSTVSKHEDVPVVSRVSEEATAFDNPKIGHRTKVAAGPGGVLHAMAHAIPARGLLPLINMNQHGGVDCPGCAWPEPHQKDKNVVEFCENGAKAIAEETTPERAGVDFWAQYSVTELRDKTDFWLGKQGRITQPLLYDRSSGDDHYRPVTWERAFELIAHQLKKTDPTKAVFYTSGRASNEAAYAFQLLARRLGSNNLPDCGNLCHESTGVALKEVAGLGKGSITMSDLETTDLLISVGQNPGTNHPRSLTSFKKMKENGGKMVVLNPMPETGLMAFREPQSPVGMIVPEKLADEYLQVRLDGDRAFFQQLNKELIRRDAIDHVFIEKFTDGFEQLREHLLGLNDAELERGSGISAAQVARVADLVEASENAIVSWTLGVTQHRESVGTLREMMNFLFLTGNMGKPGAGSAPFRGHSNVQGNRTVGIWEKMPEPFLAALEDYFGFPVPREHGLDTVDALRQMRDGKNQFFMSLGGNLVRVASDTTACEKAMSSQEMTVHLSTKPNGSHAFPGEKALILPVLARTDRDVQASGPQKITVENSFGIVSASIGKRTANDDLDLKSEVEIICSVGRETFGDDFWQPMIDDYGVIREAIEGTIPGFERYNERIEKPGGFYLPNGPRERVFNTETGKARLTVNETNVLEVPEGHLLLSTVRSHDQFNSTIYGLDDRYRGVRGGRRVVFMHRDDIVALGLEDGSLVDIVSVWEDGERRAPNFRVVEYDHARGCCTVYLPEGNVLVPLDSAAKRSNTPVYKSVLVRLESLGRKA comes from the coding sequence CGTTGATTGCCCCGGCTGCGCCTGGCCCGAACCCCACCAGAAGGATAAGAACGTGGTGGAGTTCTGCGAAAACGGCGCCAAGGCCATCGCTGAGGAGACCACCCCCGAACGCGCGGGAGTTGACTTCTGGGCGCAGTACTCGGTCACCGAGCTGCGTGATAAAACTGATTTCTGGCTGGGCAAGCAGGGCCGCATCACCCAGCCCCTGCTCTACGACCGCTCTAGCGGGGATGACCACTACCGCCCCGTCACCTGGGAGCGAGCCTTCGAGCTGATTGCCCACCAGCTCAAGAAAACCGACCCCACCAAGGCTGTTTTCTACACCTCGGGTCGGGCCTCCAACGAGGCCGCCTACGCCTTCCAGCTGCTGGCCCGCCGTCTGGGCTCCAACAACCTGCCCGACTGTGGCAACCTCTGCCACGAGTCCACCGGCGTCGCCCTCAAAGAGGTCGCTGGCCTGGGCAAGGGCTCAATCACCATGAGCGACCTCGAAACCACCGACCTGCTCATCTCTGTAGGTCAGAACCCCGGCACCAACCACCCGCGCTCGCTGACCAGCTTCAAGAAGATGAAGGAAAACGGCGGCAAGATGGTGGTGCTCAACCCCATGCCCGAAACCGGTCTGATGGCCTTCCGTGAACCCCAGTCGCCGGTGGGCATGATTGTGCCCGAGAAGCTGGCGGACGAGTACCTGCAGGTGCGTCTGGACGGCGACCGCGCCTTCTTCCAGCAGCTCAACAAAGAGCTGATTCGGCGCGACGCCATTGACCACGTTTTCATTGAGAAATTTACGGACGGCTTCGAGCAGCTACGCGAGCACCTTTTGGGTCTGAACGACGCTGAGCTGGAACGCGGCTCTGGTATCTCGGCTGCCCAGGTGGCGCGCGTTGCCGATCTGGTAGAGGCCTCTGAAAACGCGATTGTTTCGTGGACCCTGGGTGTCACCCAGCACCGTGAATCGGTGGGTACCCTGCGGGAGATGATGAACTTCCTCTTCCTCACCGGCAATATGGGTAAGCCCGGGGCTGGTTCAGCCCCCTTCCGCGGCCACTCGAACGTGCAGGGCAACCGCACCGTGGGTATCTGGGAGAAGATGCCCGAGCCCTTCCTAGCGGCTCTTGAAGACTACTTCGGCTTCCCCGTCCCCCGCGAGCACGGCCTGGACACCGTGGACGCCCTGCGCCAGATGCGCGACGGGAAGAACCAGTTCTTCATGTCTTTGGGCGGTAACCTGGTGCGCGTTGCCTCCGATACCACCGCCTGCGAAAAGGCCATGAGCAGCCAGGAGATGACCGTCCATCTTTCGACCAAACCCAACGGTTCGCACGCTTTCCCCGGCGAGAAGGCCCTGATTCTGCCCGTCCTGGCTCGTACCGACCGCGATGTGCAGGCGTCCGGCCCGCAGAAGATTACCGTGGAGAACTCCTTCGGTATCGTCTCTGCTTCTATCGGCAAGCGCACCGCTAACGACGACCTCGATCTCAAGTCCGAGGTAGAGATTATCTGCTCGGTGGGCCGCGAAACCTTTGGTGATGACTTCTGGCAGCCCATGATCGACGACTACGGCGTGATTCGTGAGGCTATTGAGGGCACTATTCCCGGGTTTGAGCGCTACAACGAGCGTATCGAGAAGCCCGGTGGTTTCTACCTGCCGAACGGCCCGCGTGAGCGCGTCTTCAACACCGAAACCGGCAAGGCCCGGCTGACGGTCAACGAGACCAACGTGCTGGAGGTCCCCGAGGGGCACCTGCTGCTGTCGACGGTGCGTTCGCATGACCAGTTCAATTCCACGATTTACGGGCTGGACGACCGCTACCGTGGCGTGCGCGGTGGACGCCGCGTGGTCTTTATGCACCGGGATGACATCGTCGCCCTGGGTCTTGAGGACGGCTCCCTGGTGGATATTGTGTCGGTCTGGGAGGACGGCGAGCGTCGTGCCCCTAATTTCCGCGTGGTGGAGTACGACCACGCCCGCGGCTGCTGCACTGTCTACCTGCCCGAGGGTAACGTGTTGGTTCCGTTGGATTCGGCGGCGAAGCGCTCGAACACTCCGGTGTATAAGTCGGTGCTGGTGCGCCTGGAATCACTGGGGCGTAAGGCTTAA
- a CDS encoding histidine kinase, which produces MTQLLHTLRSLPTARPSRAVRLTTLILSLAIGATGFFQAVSHPDSYLSLHIVFFALITLWAALYYTAYRYSVYALCALMLLSSAYYDQESALLAFFILACTFLFVLTGPLPGIFLLAISHIAGEIITAYTLLRPFNLLTLSISLFLFIGTPLALRISWEQRRTLAQEYTDYKEQVAESNRALARELHDTVARHISVIGLTTGQGLDAITPSGKDAALHTIEEHTHKALTDMRLLIRTTRGDTDPTALPQTSAPTIDLSQTLAQARKDLTAHGFTLHENITITEADLPDGVRPTFHKLIQEICHNAKKYAQPGCTITVTAKPNLTGVTVTTSNPTAPSNPKKHTRGTGYGLVGIGERIRALGGTMHYGITDTTWNLTIHLPLATA; this is translated from the coding sequence GTGACCCAGCTACTACACACCCTACGGTCCCTGCCGACCGCACGTCCTTCCCGCGCAGTCCGGCTCACCACACTCATCCTTTCTCTAGCAATCGGCGCTACAGGCTTCTTCCAAGCCGTCAGCCATCCCGACAGCTACCTATCCCTGCATATCGTCTTCTTCGCGCTCATCACCCTCTGGGCGGCGCTCTACTACACCGCCTACCGGTACTCTGTATATGCCCTGTGCGCGCTCATGCTTCTCAGCTCGGCCTACTACGACCAGGAGTCCGCTCTGCTGGCCTTCTTCATTCTTGCCTGCACCTTTTTGTTCGTTCTTACCGGCCCCCTACCAGGTATTTTTCTCCTCGCCATCTCACACATAGCTGGAGAAATCATCACAGCTTACACCCTGCTGCGGCCCTTTAACCTGCTAACACTCAGCATCAGCCTTTTCCTCTTCATAGGCACCCCTCTAGCACTACGAATCTCCTGGGAGCAGAGAAGGACCCTGGCTCAGGAATACACCGACTACAAAGAACAGGTAGCTGAATCCAACCGCGCCCTAGCCCGCGAACTCCACGACACCGTAGCTCGGCACATCAGCGTCATCGGCCTCACCACCGGCCAAGGGCTCGATGCAATCACCCCCAGCGGCAAAGATGCCGCTCTGCACACCATCGAAGAACACACCCACAAAGCCCTCACAGACATGCGCCTGCTCATCCGTACCACCCGAGGCGACACCGACCCCACAGCCCTACCCCAGACGTCCGCCCCCACCATCGACCTCAGCCAAACCCTAGCCCAAGCCCGCAAAGACCTCACCGCCCACGGCTTCACCCTGCACGAAAACATCACCATCACCGAAGCCGACCTACCCGACGGAGTGCGCCCCACCTTCCACAAACTCATCCAAGAAATCTGCCACAACGCCAAAAAATACGCCCAACCAGGGTGCACCATCACCGTCACCGCCAAACCCAACCTCACCGGCGTCACCGTTACCACCTCCAACCCCACCGCCCCCAGCAACCCCAAAAAACACACCCGGGGCACCGGCTACGGGCTCGTCGGCATAGGTGAGCGCATCCGCGCCCTCGGCGGAACCATGCACTACGGAATAACAGACACAACCTGGAACCTCACCATCCACCTGCCCCTCGCCACCGCCTAG
- a CDS encoding response regulator transcription factor translates to MHQPTVALIEDDPDFNELLGLYIKNDPDLNLIATGRNGQEAITIANTLRPEVFLMDLNMPVMDGIEATQRILATHPDAKIIAVTTFDSYSYVSQALAAGVHGYLLKNSRAKEIKQAVTAAVEGRAIIDRRALASLVISMNLTQPPQGDPWSELNATEQAITKLVCLGHTNQEIAQELNYSLSNVKNTLSQVYKKMGVTTRTQLLVHAGHHNFPVLD, encoded by the coding sequence ATGCACCAACCCACCGTAGCCCTCATCGAAGACGACCCCGACTTCAACGAACTCCTGGGCCTCTACATCAAAAACGACCCCGACCTCAACCTCATCGCTACAGGACGCAACGGGCAAGAGGCCATCACTATCGCCAACACCCTACGCCCCGAGGTCTTCCTTATGGACCTCAACATGCCCGTCATGGACGGCATAGAAGCCACCCAGCGCATCCTGGCAACCCACCCAGACGCTAAAATCATTGCCGTCACCACCTTCGATAGCTACAGCTACGTCAGCCAAGCCCTCGCCGCAGGCGTACACGGCTACCTCCTGAAAAACTCCCGCGCCAAAGAAATCAAACAAGCGGTCACAGCCGCAGTTGAGGGGCGGGCCATCATCGACCGGCGAGCCCTCGCCAGCCTGGTCATCTCCATGAACCTCACCCAACCACCCCAGGGCGACCCCTGGAGCGAACTCAACGCCACAGAACAGGCCATTACCAAACTCGTCTGCCTGGGGCACACTAATCAGGAAATCGCACAGGAACTGAACTACTCACTCTCAAACGTCAAAAACACGCTCTCACAGGTCTACAAAAAGATGGGCGTTACCACCCGCACCCAGCTCCTGGTGCACGCTGGGCACCACAACTTCCCGGTGCTGGATTAA